The proteins below are encoded in one region of Paenisporosarcina cavernae:
- a CDS encoding sensor histidine kinase, whose amino-acid sequence MSELMVIMLERVGMIVAVAFILTRFDFFKNMVYHDTLNRKQEITAIAFFGFFGIIGTYFGVAFNTNTQEFTSVAMNIASDEAIANSRVIGVVVAGLLGGYRLGLGAGLIAGIHRITLGGFTGLACGISTIVAGLVAGAFYKKGKDIKPVMAFAIGALAETMQMGVILLLSKPFEQALSLVQAIGIPMILANGIGTAIFLLIVYNVISDQEKVTALQAQKTLRIANQTLGYLRKGMTADTAAAVCGILHRELAPSAVSMTNQTEILAHVGLASDHHKAHSPIQTKVTKEVLQHGELIVANEQAIHCMEENCPLGAAVVAPLKQRGETIGTIKLYYPSEKAITDVSMELIDGLSSLLSDQLEIAHAEQSYQLAKEAEIKVLQAQISPHFLFNSMNIIVSLIRTDPDQARQLLNSLSYFLRQNLAGTTASKVTLQQELHHVHAYLQIEQARFIDKLSITLDVDETVLNEMIPPLTLQPLVENAVKHGIRNMEKDCHISISIQPIENEIAIEVADNGEGINEERLKTIGVKEVESIEGTGLGLFNVNRRLTMTFGERAALHFDSTVGKGTTVHFRIPHVKEGEHIESYSSASSR is encoded by the coding sequence ATGTCGGAATTAATGGTCATTATGTTAGAGCGCGTAGGGATGATTGTCGCTGTGGCGTTCATTCTGACTCGTTTTGATTTTTTTAAAAATATGGTCTATCACGATACGTTAAATCGAAAACAAGAAATAACCGCGATTGCATTTTTCGGTTTTTTCGGCATTATCGGAACGTATTTTGGTGTGGCATTTAATACGAATACACAAGAATTTACAAGTGTAGCCATGAATATTGCGTCAGATGAGGCGATCGCTAATTCTCGCGTTATTGGGGTAGTTGTAGCGGGATTATTAGGTGGATATCGTCTTGGACTTGGTGCAGGGCTGATTGCCGGAATTCATCGGATAACGTTAGGTGGCTTCACAGGTCTAGCTTGTGGGATATCAACAATTGTCGCCGGTCTTGTAGCAGGCGCGTTTTATAAAAAAGGGAAAGACATCAAACCAGTCATGGCTTTTGCGATTGGTGCACTAGCTGAAACCATGCAAATGGGTGTCATTTTATTGTTATCGAAGCCATTTGAGCAAGCACTTTCTCTCGTGCAGGCAATTGGCATACCAATGATTTTAGCGAACGGAATTGGAACCGCAATCTTCTTGCTGATTGTGTATAACGTGATTAGTGATCAAGAAAAAGTGACGGCTCTTCAAGCGCAAAAAACGCTTCGCATTGCCAATCAAACACTTGGCTATCTTCGAAAAGGAATGACGGCAGATACTGCAGCAGCAGTTTGCGGTATATTGCATCGAGAGCTAGCGCCAAGTGCTGTATCCATGACGAATCAGACAGAAATTTTGGCACATGTTGGTCTAGCTAGTGATCATCATAAGGCGCATAGCCCGATTCAAACCAAAGTGACGAAAGAAGTACTTCAGCATGGAGAATTAATTGTCGCCAATGAGCAAGCGATTCATTGTATGGAAGAGAACTGTCCACTAGGAGCAGCGGTTGTTGCACCTCTTAAACAAAGAGGAGAAACCATCGGCACAATTAAGCTTTACTATCCTTCTGAAAAAGCGATTACAGACGTCAGCATGGAGCTTATTGATGGCCTAAGTTCGTTACTCAGTGATCAATTAGAAATTGCACATGCAGAACAATCGTACCAGCTTGCAAAAGAAGCGGAGATTAAAGTATTGCAGGCGCAAATTAGTCCGCATTTCTTATTCAACTCGATGAATATTATCGTCTCCCTCATACGTACAGACCCAGACCAGGCGAGGCAATTATTAAATTCGTTATCGTATTTCTTGCGGCAAAATTTAGCGGGAACAACTGCTAGTAAAGTGACGCTTCAACAAGAATTACACCACGTTCATGCGTATTTACAAATTGAGCAAGCACGTTTTATTGATAAACTTAGCATCACCTTAGACGTCGATGAAACGGTGTTGAATGAAATGATTCCTCCTCTAACATTACAGCCACTTGTGGAAAATGCCGTGAAACATGGCATTCGCAACATGGAAAAGGATTGTCATATTTCCATTTCGATTCAACCGATAGAAAACGAAATCGCGATAGAAGTGGCCGATAATGGAGAAGGTATTAACGAGGAGCGCCTAAAAACGATCGGTGTGAAAGAAGTTGAATCCATCGAAGGGACAGGCCTTGGTCTCTTCAATGTAAATAGACGATTGACGATGACTTTTGGCGAGAGAGCAGCGCTGCATTTTGACAGTACTGTAGGAAAAGGAACAACTGTACACTTCCGCATTCCTCATGTGAAAGAAGGTGAACACATTGAATCGTATTCGAGCGCTAGTAGTAGATGA
- a CDS encoding DUF6886 family protein, with protein MRLFHVSEEADIAYFEPRIPTREDMDKSQALVWAIDEAHLPNFLTPRNCPRVCYHVSKQTTELDRKLYFQQPDSTYGIVLEKKWEQEMQNTDLYLYEFDSRNFKLLDAVAGYYVSKHREIPSAVWYVSNPLQALNERQVEVRFVDNLWEAHDAIMQSSFDWSMCRMKYAQSSPGK; from the coding sequence ATGCGCTTATTTCATGTTAGCGAAGAAGCAGATATTGCATATTTTGAACCGCGAATACCTACCCGAGAAGACATGGACAAATCGCAGGCTCTCGTATGGGCGATTGATGAAGCGCATTTGCCCAACTTTTTAACGCCTCGTAATTGTCCGCGTGTATGCTATCATGTTTCCAAACAGACCACTGAACTGGACCGGAAGCTTTATTTCCAGCAGCCAGACTCAACCTATGGAATTGTATTGGAGAAGAAATGGGAGCAGGAAATGCAGAACACGGATTTGTATTTGTATGAATTCGATTCTCGTAATTTTAAATTGCTTGATGCGGTTGCTGGTTATTATGTCAGTAAGCATCGAGAAATCCCAAGTGCCGTATGGTATGTATCAAACCCTCTTCAAGCACTTAACGAGCGCCAAGTCGAGGTGCGATTTGTCGACAATTTATGGGAAGCGCATGATGCAATTATGCAGTCATCATTTGACTGGTCGATGTGTCGAATGAAATATGCGCAAAGCAGCCCAGGGAAATAA
- a CDS encoding LLM class flavin-dependent oxidoreductase, with amino-acid sequence MKMGTMEFNDGFEFGLYTLGDHMPNPHTRERISAQQRISEIIELATLADQAGIDFFSVGESHQEYFTTQAHAVVLGAIAQATKNIKIASSSTIVSTSDPVRVYENFATIDLISGGRAELIAGRASRIGLFELLGYNVADYEELYEEKFDLLRKINTEERVTWSGNFRAPLKDAQVLPRPVNRSLPIWRAVGGPPASAIKAGRAGVPMMLATLGGPVESYKHTIDVYRQTALENGHDPSTLPVATAGFFYVAETTQQAIDEMHPYIDEGMKRSNGRGFPKFQFMHGAEKDSVMNVGSPQQIIEKILYQREQYGHQRYIGQMDFGGMPFSNLMKNVELIGNDILPAIKKYTK; translated from the coding sequence ATGAAGATGGGAACAATGGAGTTTAATGATGGGTTTGAGTTCGGTTTATATACGCTGGGCGATCATATGCCGAACCCACATACAAGAGAACGCATATCGGCCCAGCAACGAATTAGCGAAATCATTGAGCTCGCAACACTAGCAGACCAAGCAGGAATTGATTTTTTTAGTGTGGGGGAAAGCCATCAAGAATATTTCACTACGCAAGCACACGCAGTCGTACTAGGAGCAATCGCGCAAGCAACGAAGAACATTAAAATCGCCAGTTCTTCCACCATTGTGAGTACGTCGGATCCAGTGCGCGTGTATGAGAATTTTGCGACCATCGATTTAATTTCAGGAGGGCGTGCAGAGTTGATTGCAGGTCGCGCTTCTCGTATTGGATTATTTGAACTTTTAGGATATAACGTTGCAGATTACGAAGAATTGTACGAAGAAAAATTCGATCTTCTCCGAAAAATTAATACGGAAGAACGCGTTACATGGTCTGGTAATTTTCGGGCTCCGTTAAAGGATGCACAAGTTTTACCTCGCCCTGTGAATAGATCACTTCCTATTTGGCGTGCTGTCGGAGGGCCACCTGCAAGTGCCATTAAAGCTGGACGAGCTGGCGTTCCAATGATGTTGGCGACACTCGGTGGTCCTGTTGAAAGCTATAAGCACACCATCGATGTATATCGACAGACTGCGCTTGAAAACGGGCATGATCCTTCTACTTTACCAGTGGCAACTGCAGGATTCTTTTACGTAGCAGAAACGACGCAACAAGCAATTGATGAAATGCATCCGTATATCGACGAAGGGATGAAACGCTCGAATGGTCGAGGCTTTCCAAAATTCCAATTCATGCACGGCGCAGAAAAAGATAGCGTGATGAACGTAGGAAGTCCTCAACAAATCATAGAAAAAATCCTGTATCAACGAGAACAATATGGTCATCAACGCTATATTGGACAAATGGACTTCGGCGGAATGCCATTTTCTAATTTAATGAAAAATGTGGAGCTAATTGGAAATGACATCTTACCAGCGATAAAGAAATATACAAAATAA
- a CDS encoding phosphotransferase family protein encodes MGIDSILQAFGLIKASYASVPNSFSSEVYRVSLPEKVVFVKVPYSKEKWYREKGWLTFLGGKLAVPQLLGMIEPDENFNGAFLLSAIPGEPVENLTTKLAFEVGVLHATMHSIHSEEYGTFTETGFEAIPNNDWRQFILEAAERFQPYVERSIDEKLAKAAWERIHRDFEALPAPSRPCVVHMDFRLANLLVDADTLTGVIDFESTRFGSPEIDLVKLYRDSLGANEELRMAYEEGYETVRPKIPMDQFIGFFELYDAFNSIGWSVQRGLEKNRGFYGESLARLKKALEKFQ; translated from the coding sequence ATGGGAATTGATTCTATTTTACAGGCTTTTGGACTAATAAAAGCATCGTACGCATCTGTTCCAAACTCGTTTAGTTCTGAGGTGTACCGCGTTTCATTGCCAGAAAAAGTAGTGTTTGTGAAAGTACCCTACTCGAAAGAGAAATGGTATCGAGAAAAAGGATGGTTAACGTTTTTAGGAGGAAAACTGGCTGTGCCACAGTTACTCGGAATGATTGAACCGGATGAGAATTTTAATGGGGCATTTTTACTGTCAGCGATTCCAGGAGAACCTGTCGAGAACTTAACCACTAAACTGGCATTTGAAGTAGGGGTGCTACATGCGACGATGCATTCGATCCATTCCGAGGAGTACGGGACATTTACGGAGACTGGTTTTGAAGCAATTCCTAATAATGACTGGCGACAATTCATCTTGGAGGCAGCAGAGAGGTTCCAACCTTATGTGGAAAGAAGTATAGATGAAAAATTAGCAAAAGCGGCTTGGGAAAGAATACATAGAGATTTTGAGGCATTACCTGCCCCATCTCGACCGTGTGTCGTTCATATGGATTTTCGTTTAGCAAATCTATTAGTAGATGCCGATACGTTGACCGGTGTAATCGATTTTGAAAGTACTCGATTTGGCTCGCCTGAAATCGATTTAGTGAAACTGTATCGCGATTCTCTCGGGGCAAATGAAGAGCTGCGAATGGCCTATGAAGAGGGTTACGAAACAGTACGACCAAAAATACCGATGGATCAATTTATTGGGTTCTTTGAATTGTATGATGCGTTCAATTCGATTGGGTGGAGCGTTCAACGTGGTCTCGAGAAAAATCGAGGCTTTTACGGGGAAAGTTTAGCAAGATTGAAGAAAGCATTGGAAAAATTTCAATGA
- a CDS encoding class I SAM-dependent methyltransferase — protein MNIELLRQNKSAWEEASERFFGRDPLPSYGPMTPSEDSLQLFQNLKGAKVLDLGCGSGHSLKYMERKGASELWGIDLSNSQIEAARNVLSSTDLPIHLLELPMEMNEGIPTNYFDVIYSIYAVGWTTHLEKTFMNVSSYLKQGGQFIFSWEHPMYNRLNFIENSMVMEKTYLEEGIYRHPAWNEPAYMQQVKISTYVNLLISAGFHIKQIVEESEFANEDYSRSSNRWYNASKASYIPTTIIFSCVKV, from the coding sequence TTGAATATAGAGTTATTGAGGCAGAACAAAAGTGCTTGGGAAGAAGCCTCAGAACGTTTTTTTGGACGTGACCCTTTACCGTCATATGGACCTATGACGCCATCAGAAGATTCCCTACAGCTTTTTCAAAATTTGAAAGGAGCAAAAGTGTTGGATCTCGGATGTGGTAGTGGACATTCATTGAAATATATGGAACGAAAAGGCGCAAGTGAATTATGGGGAATTGACCTGTCAAATTCACAAATAGAAGCTGCTAGAAACGTATTAAGCAGCACCGACCTACCTATTCATTTGTTGGAACTTCCGATGGAAATGAATGAGGGAATACCCACTAATTATTTCGATGTAATTTATTCGATTTATGCAGTAGGATGGACGACACATCTTGAAAAAACATTCATGAATGTTTCAAGCTATTTAAAACAAGGTGGTCAGTTCATTTTTAGCTGGGAACATCCAATGTATAATCGTTTAAATTTTATTGAAAACTCGATGGTAATGGAAAAAACATATTTAGAAGAAGGAATCTATCGCCATCCCGCATGGAATGAACCAGCATATATGCAGCAAGTGAAAATTAGTACATACGTTAATTTATTAATTTCCGCAGGATTTCATATTAAACAAATTGTAGAAGAGAGTGAGTTTGCAAATGAAGATTATTCCCGCTCATCCAATAGGTGGTACAATGCTTCAAAAGCATCGTATATTCCCACTACAATTATTTTTTCTTGTGTGAAAGTCTAA
- a CDS encoding bifunctional metallophosphatase/5'-nucleotidase has product MKQTLTILHTNDVHASYAQFVRQASYIKKRKQELEVAGEAYLLIDAGDHLDMSVDECLATRGSVHLEMLEELQYDAMTVGNNELIRVPPEEIRELSKSSSVAWLLANIKEADGSVIGGMKPSLLIEKAGIQIGIIGTSDQFEDLYENKYGYRNEETVSVIQQQAEQLREQGAQLILHLSHLGFEEDRRIAKELVGFVDIVVGGHSHTVVETPVMQDGVYIAQAGSLGNYVGELQVELEDGKLGLVEGYLKEIDEEVPEDPAMLAIWRNAQQETATFLGEKLTVLETALSHEEVLREMATSLQGVWSADIGLMYGGGFLGGLDAGVVTRGDIFSKCRSMHSPIVMELRGDAIISLIRDHKKPEYMAKPIYGNGFRPQGTMIGTLGFSGVTWDDMNGEISNVRIGEESLEETRIYTVGTGTPMLYEEVCGYPGVRDASLVDIKNRKMVKDVFLEYCRVKGNV; this is encoded by the coding sequence ATGAAACAAACATTAACGATCTTACATACAAATGATGTACATGCTAGCTATGCGCAATTTGTCAGACAGGCTAGTTATATAAAGAAGCGAAAGCAAGAGTTAGAAGTGGCAGGAGAAGCATATTTACTCATAGATGCTGGGGACCATTTAGACATGAGTGTAGATGAATGCTTAGCAACTAGAGGATCCGTGCATCTAGAGATGTTAGAGGAACTCCAGTATGACGCGATGACTGTTGGAAACAACGAACTAATTCGCGTGCCCCCTGAGGAAATCAGAGAGCTTAGTAAATCGTCTTCCGTTGCATGGTTGCTAGCGAATATAAAGGAAGCAGATGGCTCCGTTATTGGTGGAATGAAACCGTCCCTTCTAATTGAGAAAGCGGGTATACAAATTGGTATCATCGGCACAAGTGATCAATTTGAGGACTTATATGAGAATAAATATGGCTACCGCAACGAAGAAACTGTTTCGGTGATTCAACAACAAGCAGAACAATTGCGCGAACAAGGAGCTCAATTGATTCTTCATCTATCGCATTTAGGGTTTGAAGAAGACCGACGTATTGCGAAAGAATTAGTAGGGTTTGTCGACATTGTAGTAGGTGGACATTCACATACTGTCGTGGAAACTCCAGTCATGCAAGACGGGGTCTATATTGCGCAAGCGGGCTCTCTTGGGAATTATGTTGGAGAGCTGCAGGTGGAGTTAGAAGATGGAAAACTAGGATTAGTAGAAGGTTATTTAAAGGAAATCGATGAAGAGGTTCCGGAAGATCCGGCGATGTTAGCTATTTGGAGAAATGCACAACAAGAGACAGCCACATTTTTAGGAGAAAAATTGACGGTCCTTGAAACGGCGCTTTCGCACGAAGAAGTATTGCGCGAAATGGCAACGAGCTTGCAAGGGGTTTGGAGTGCTGATATTGGGCTCATGTACGGCGGTGGTTTTCTTGGAGGATTAGACGCTGGCGTAGTAACACGTGGGGATATTTTCAGTAAATGCCGAAGTATGCATTCTCCTATAGTAATGGAGCTTCGTGGGGATGCGATTATTTCATTAATCCGGGATCATAAAAAACCGGAGTACATGGCCAAACCGATTTACGGCAATGGTTTCCGTCCGCAAGGAACGATGATTGGGACGCTTGGATTTTCAGGGGTTACATGGGACGACATGAATGGTGAAATTAGCAACGTCCGAATCGGGGAAGAATCTCTGGAGGAGACGAGAATCTATACTGTTGGAACGGGAACGCCGATGTTATATGAGGAAGTATGTGGATATCCCGGCGTACGAGATGCATCGTTAGTAGATATTAAAAACCGTAAAATGGTGAAGGATGTGTTCTTGGAGTATTGTCGAGTGAAAGGGAATGTATAA
- a CDS encoding SRPBCC family protein, translating into MAELGKNTVTVDGSTLVIERLIDAPKEKVFRAFSESDQLAAWWGPQGWETENKAFNFTPGGEWHYGMTCNDPNQGDFYGQTSWGKATFEEIDAPNRVQYVDAFSDDAGTTNSELPVMRIVNEFEEQDGKTLFRTTSEFPTEEELKQVMEMGMLEGFSSQMERLDAYLNQ; encoded by the coding sequence ATGGCGGAACTTGGAAAAAACACGGTAACTGTCGATGGAAGTACGTTAGTGATTGAGCGACTTATTGATGCACCGAAGGAGAAAGTATTTCGAGCATTTAGTGAGTCGGATCAACTAGCTGCTTGGTGGGGACCGCAAGGCTGGGAGACGGAGAATAAGGCTTTTAACTTTACACCTGGTGGCGAGTGGCATTACGGGATGACATGTAACGATCCAAACCAAGGAGACTTTTATGGTCAAACATCTTGGGGCAAAGCGACATTTGAGGAAATTGATGCACCGAATCGCGTACAATATGTGGATGCTTTTTCCGATGATGCTGGAACAACAAATTCGGAACTTCCTGTGATGCGAATCGTCAATGAGTTTGAGGAACAGGATGGCAAAACATTATTCCGCACAACGTCAGAGTTCCCAACAGAAGAGGAATTAAAACAAGTGATGGAAATGGGAATGCTAGAAGGATTTTCGTCCCAAATGGAGCGTTTAGACGCTTATTTAAACCAATAA
- a CDS encoding GNAT family N-acetyltransferase: MGNEKNRRKPSISIREAIESDADQLVLVRKTIDTETENMDRTEEESTMTLSDMKELIDSDRNSPHAHFLVAEVEGKIVGFSRCAGSSLSKLRHQVEFGVGVVKAYWGYGIGKQLLNESLAWAQHAGKVKMTLNVLDTNEKAIRLYERLGFETEGVLRADKKLADGKFYNTIVMGKLLNCAGSEKTFAE, encoded by the coding sequence ATGGGAAATGAAAAGAATCGTCGCAAACCATCTATTTCCATTCGGGAAGCGATAGAATCGGATGCAGATCAACTAGTTCTTGTAAGAAAAACAATTGATACAGAAACAGAAAATATGGATCGGACAGAGGAAGAATCGACGATGACACTATCCGACATGAAAGAACTCATCGATTCGGATAGAAATTCACCGCATGCCCATTTCTTAGTTGCAGAAGTGGAAGGTAAAATCGTCGGTTTTAGTAGATGTGCCGGATCTAGTCTATCGAAGCTTCGCCATCAAGTAGAATTTGGTGTCGGAGTGGTGAAAGCATACTGGGGTTATGGTATTGGAAAACAGTTGTTAAACGAATCTCTTGCGTGGGCGCAACATGCTGGAAAAGTGAAAATGACGCTAAACGTATTAGACACAAATGAGAAGGCTATCCGATTGTATGAACGGTTGGGATTCGAAACCGAAGGTGTATTACGGGCAGATAAAAAGCTAGCAGATGGAAAGTTCTACAACACGATTGTGATGGGGAAATTACTGAATTGTGCAGGAAGTGAAAAGACATTTGCCGAATAA
- a CDS encoding MBL fold metallo-hydrolase: MTTKEKFENQQETTMSMGWKTIFSMIRDSLTTPSKRPKYPLDAEKVSFPTKHDDSIEMIWFGHSAFFFTIDNVNILVDPMLGKRPSPVSFFGAKRYPTTHPVQVKDFPKIDVVVLSHDHYDHLDKKSIQQINHEDIVYLVPKGVEKRLTKWGINEANIHVHGWEDSSTINKVTFSAAPARHFSGRSLFDRNSTLWCSWVIKGTRDTLFYSGDSGYGQHFKEIGTTYGPFDVAIMECGQYDWRWSDIHMTPEETVQAFLDVKGNVLLPVHWGAFTLAFHPWNEPVIRVREAATQHAVKVATPKIGERWNPKGATLPNENWWKA, from the coding sequence ATGACGACGAAAGAAAAGTTTGAAAATCAGCAAGAAACAACGATGTCGATGGGATGGAAAACAATTTTTTCCATGATTCGAGATTCTTTGACGACACCATCTAAAAGACCAAAGTATCCATTAGATGCTGAAAAGGTATCGTTTCCAACGAAGCACGACGATTCCATCGAGATGATATGGTTTGGGCATTCTGCCTTTTTCTTTACGATAGACAATGTGAACATCCTTGTCGATCCAATGCTTGGAAAGCGCCCTTCTCCCGTCTCATTTTTCGGGGCAAAGCGCTACCCAACAACTCATCCTGTGCAAGTAAAGGACTTTCCGAAAATAGATGTCGTTGTGTTATCACACGATCACTATGATCATTTGGATAAGAAAAGTATTCAGCAAATTAATCATGAAGACATCGTCTACCTTGTCCCAAAAGGCGTCGAAAAACGGTTGACCAAATGGGGAATTAACGAAGCGAACATTCACGTTCATGGGTGGGAAGACAGCTCGACAATAAACAAGGTGACATTTTCTGCTGCACCTGCAAGGCATTTTTCGGGTAGAAGTTTGTTTGATCGCAATAGCACGCTTTGGTGTTCATGGGTTATCAAAGGGACTCGCGATACGTTATTTTACAGCGGAGATAGCGGGTATGGCCAACACTTTAAAGAAATTGGTACAACATATGGACCATTTGATGTGGCAATCATGGAATGCGGACAGTACGATTGGCGGTGGTCAGATATTCATATGACGCCAGAAGAAACCGTACAAGCGTTTTTAGACGTTAAAGGAAACGTACTCCTTCCTGTTCACTGGGGTGCCTTTACACTTGCCTTTCATCCTTGGAATGAGCCAGTCATTCGAGTAAGAGAAGCGGCTACTCAACACGCCGTGAAGGTGGCAACTCCTAAAATTGGAGAACGATGGAACCCAAAAGGAGCTACTCTACCGAACGAAAATTGGTGGAAGGCTTAA